In one window of Octopus bimaculoides isolate UCB-OBI-ISO-001 chromosome 20, ASM119413v2, whole genome shotgun sequence DNA:
- the LOC106869294 gene encoding uncharacterized protein LOC106869294, with product MELSKCNIQPILLFNFKKGCKAVETVHDINETFDEGMISEWSAQKCFKRFRSEDLSPEDHEHSGHPSAIEECQLKTAIEKDSHKTSQELAKKLRVYAISSQFDLPLKLWLELQMKNVVLSLLI from the exons atggaactttCAAAGTGCAATATTCAaccaattttgctattcaacttcaaaaaaggatgtaAGGCAGTTGAAACTGTTCATGATATCAATGAAACGTTTGATGAGGGAATGATCAGTGAGTGGTCTGCTCAAAAATgttttaaacgatttcgcagtgaaGACCTGAGCCCTGAAGATCATGAGCATAGTGGACACCCATCTGCCATCGAAGAGTGTCAATTAAAGACCGCCATCGAGAAAGATTCACATAAAACCTCTCAAGAACTGGCAAAAAAACTTcga GTATATGCTATTAGTTCTCAGTTTGATTTACCACTAAAACTTTGGCTTGAACTGCAAATGAAAAATGTGGTGTTGAGTCTGCTTATCTAA